AAAGCAGCGGCGTTTTCATAGAGCATACATATTCTCTATCAAGATAGTACGCTACCCGTGAAGCCCCCGTGAATATAGCCAAACTGCGGTAAAGGCTGGCCCGCTAGTCGCGGCTGAGCCAGCCCTTGCGCCAGAAGTAATACAGCTGCGCGGCCACAATGAGCGTGAGCACCACCAGCAAGATAGGGTAGCCCAGCGGCGAGTACAGCTCGGGCATATTGAGTGGCAGCAAGTGGCCGTGGCTGTCTTCGTGCTGAAAATTCATGCCGTAGAGCCCCACCACAAAGCTCAGCGGAATGAAGATAGAGCTGATGATAGTCAGCACCTTCATTACCTCGTTCATGCGGTTGCTCTGGTCCGAAAGAAACAGGTCGGCCAGCGAGGAGATGTTGTCGCGGTAGCTTTCGGCCAGGTCCAGGGCCTGAATGGCGTGGTCGTAGGCATCGCGGTAAAACACCTTGAGGTCTTCGGGCACCACTTCTTCGGGCAGGCGCAGGATTTCCGACATCTTATCGCGCTCCGGGTACACGAGGCGCCGGAAGCGCACCACGTCTTTCTTGATGCGCAGAATGCGGTTGAGCAGCCGCCGCTCGCGCCGCTCGTCAAAAATGCTGGTTTCCAGCTCCTCAATGTAGTCGCCGATGGCGGCCATGGTGGGGTAGTAATGGTCGAGCACCACATCGGTGAGCGCGTAGGCCAGGTAGCCCACCGGCTTGCGCCGCAGCTGGCTGAAATTGGCCCGGATGCGGTTGCGCAGCACCTCCAGGCAGTCGTCGTAGTCATCCTGAAACGAGAGCACATAGTTAGGCCCGGTGAAGATGGACAGCTGGTCGTCGTGCACCGTGAGCTGGGGCGTAAACTCAGTCATGCGCGACACTAAGAAGAGGCGGTTGTCGTCGAACACCTCCACTTTGGCGCGCTGGTAGTCGCCGAGCACGTCTTCCATTTGCAGCGGGTGCAGGCCAAATTCCTGCATAATGCGCTCCATCAAGTCGAGGTCGCCGTAGCCGCGCACGTCAACCCAGTGCTTAAGCTCGGGATGGGCGCGCAGGTAGGCAATAAGGTCGTCGTAGCGGTCGGTGTATTCAGCTTCCTCGTGCACGTTTTCGTCATACGACATCAAAAACAGGCGCGGCTTGAGGGCATCGGGCTGCACGTGCAGCGTGCCGGGGCGCTGGCCCACAGTTTGGTACAGTGCCCGGCGGCGGGCCTCGCGGTCGGAGTCGGCGGGCAGGCCGCCGGGAGCATCCGGCTCCGGCTGGGT
The genomic region above belongs to Hymenobacter sp. BRD128 and contains:
- the corA gene encoding magnesium/cobalt transporter CorA — protein: MSPSSPPSAPATNQRTRPSSPTQPEPDAPGGLPADSDREARRRALYQTVGQRPGTLHVQPDALKPRLFLMSYDENVHEEAEYTDRYDDLIAYLRAHPELKHWVDVRGYGDLDLMERIMQEFGLHPLQMEDVLGDYQRAKVEVFDDNRLFLVSRMTEFTPQLTVHDDQLSIFTGPNYVLSFQDDYDDCLEVLRNRIRANFSQLRRKPVGYLAYALTDVVLDHYYPTMAAIGDYIEELETSIFDERRERRLLNRILRIKKDVVRFRRLVYPERDKMSEILRLPEEVVPEDLKVFYRDAYDHAIQALDLAESYRDNISSLADLFLSDQSNRMNEVMKVLTIISSIFIPLSFVVGLYGMNFQHEDSHGHLLPLNMPELYSPLGYPILLVVLTLIVAAQLYYFWRKGWLSRD